In the genome of Pseudoliparis swirei isolate HS2019 ecotype Mariana Trench chromosome 3, NWPU_hadal_v1, whole genome shotgun sequence, one region contains:
- the LOC130191942 gene encoding myb/SANT-like DNA-binding domain-containing protein 2 gives MAASSTAGHSPEISTPLKIPKTEVPSPESEDLSDGNQYHSNPSTPNRFSPLNVCSGTAGRTAASSSSNSFTACRGMSWTPSETNALIAVWGNERLTEARMQQLEVAGTVFSGKAPGPAMYERVSRALSELGYERTPSQCRERMKTLRRCYSRVKEHGIGKRKSSYTIEQLEKVFGQGGWDSQSCAPVLINSSGLYQEMESDGSTLEDFSQEDWCNQVLDSAFQEGDMETEEMQVPKSRALQIQIELSEQIQKRETMQTVMRILESVQLKWEHFQTWTEFSRLHLSNKLAIFGVGYNTRWREDVRYHYAEISSQVPLGKRLREYFNPEKPEGRVVMTRVQKMNWKNVYYKFLDITISEARCLELHMEVDWIPVSQSVAAGCGKGTSHYLLPGDIPKAYGLYAIGYEAPGDGEDRGSENGAPSRADGEASETWDRTGGEVTYCYLGVAEERTIQQSLFQHFQGSGKHYAHSEPSAVTRFLQENCRGGDRGAARRVAIHVKFIEVELDFLSAGSLLECLETAVGCPLKYNKETS, from the exons ATGGCGGCGTCCAGTACAGCGGGGCATTCTCCAGAGATATCGACGCCGTTAAAGATACCGAAAACCGAGGTGCCATCCCCCGAGTCGGAGGATTTGAGTGACGGCAATCAATACCACTCCAACCCCTCGACGCCGAACCGCTTCTCGCCTCTGAACGTGTGCTCGGGGACCGCGGGCCGGACGGcggcctcatcctcctccaacAGCTTCACGGCTTGCCGGGGGATGTCGTGGACCCCGTCCGAGACCAACGCCCTCATCGCGGTGTGGGGCAACGAGAGGCTGACGGAGGCGCGgatgcagcagctggaggtagCGGGCACCGTGTTCTCCGGTAAGGCCCCCGGGCCCGCCATGTACGAGCGGGTGTCCAGAGCCCTGTCGGAGCTGGGATACGAGAGGACCCCGTCCCAGTGCAGGGAGAGGATGAAG ACGCTGCGGCGCTGCTACAGCCGCGTGAAGGAGCACGGCATCGGCAAAAGGAAGAGCAGCTACACCATCGAGCAGCTGGAGAAGGTGTTCGGCCAGGGAGGCTGGGACTCCCAGAGCTGCGCCCCGGTGCTGATCAACAGCAGCGGGCTGTACCAGGAGATGGAGTCCGACGGCAGCACCCTGGAGGACTTCTCCCAGGAGGACTGGTGCAACCAGGTGCTGGACTCGGCCTTCCAGGAGGGGGACATGGAGACGG AAGAAATGCAGGTGCCGAAAAGCCGAGCTCTGCAGATTCAAATCGAGCTGTCGGAACAAATCCA AAAAAGGGAAACGATGCAGACCGTCATGCGCATCCTGGAGTCGGTGCAGCTGAAATGGGAGCACTTCCAGACGTGGACGGAGTTCTCGCGGCTGCACCTCTCCAACAAGCTGGCCATCTTCGGCGTGGGCTACAACACGCGCTGGCGCGAGGACGTGCGCTACCACTACGCCGAAATCAGCTCCCAGGTGCCGCTGGGCAAGAGGCTCCGCGAGTACTTCAACCCGGAGAAGCCCGAGGGCCGCGTCGTGATGACCCGGGTCCAGAAGATGAACTGGAAGAACGTCTACTACAAGTTCCTGGACATCACCATCAGCGAGGCGCGCTGCCTGGAGCTGCACATGGAGGTGGACTGGATCCCCGTGTCCCAGTCCGTGGCGGCGGGCTGCGGCAAGGGCACCTCCCACTACCTCCTCCCCGGGGACATCCCCAAGGCGTACGGACTCTACGCCATCGGCTACGAGGCTCCCGGCGACGGCGAAGACCGCGGCTCGGAGAACGGGGCGCCGAGTCGGGCCGACGGGGAAGCTTCGGAGACGTGGGACAGGACTGGGGGTGAAGTCACCTACTGCTACCTGGGCGTCGCGGAGGAGCGGACCATACAGCAGAGTCTCTTCCAGCACTTCCAGGGCTCGGGCAAACACTACGCCCACAGCGAGCCGTCCGCCGTCACGCGCTTCCTGCAGGAGAACTGCCGCGGCGGGGACCGGGGCGCGGCGCGGCGCGTCGCCATCCACGTCAAATTCATCGAGGTGGAGCTGGACTTCCTCTCGGCGGGCTCCCTGCTGGAGTGCCTGGAGACGGCCGTCGGCTGCCCTTTGAAATACAACAAAGAAACgtcgtaa